One Pochonia chlamydosporia 170 chromosome 5, whole genome shotgun sequence DNA segment encodes these proteins:
- a CDS encoding cytokinesis protein Cyk3 (similar to Cordyceps militaris CM01 XP_006668968.1) encodes MYGSPMGGYQFQGQFQPQQPQQNHQGLYTNGVGDQFYGQQQQNQFAPQQQNQYAARQQQLLRMQMAQQQQQQQQQQQQQQQQQQHQSTARFMGGGAGGGYQDYGRMQSQQQHIHQQHSWPQPQPLPQQHQQYHGQSSPRQNMTGMQQAPQHAQHMMQSQQSQASDQMLQRMYQQQQQLQQQQAAQQHLRSPQIHQQRVSPQPRASPLLPSQMQRKHSLQGQTGHQAMQSPIQQQLQHQYQSPPPPQMKPRTPVQNQMYLQHSRTQSQTPPQPQHQTLQPTPPPPPPPQPVPEPIQEVQEPPAPEPEPEPEPEPEPTPAFEPPPEPMLDLPLEEPPMQPAIQEPINFVNPLDIFNAPPPPPLPPLPLGDLMNFGKKEPDPDPVPEPKSEPQPKPEPEPALESITVKPTELEATVKPSPVQESITVNTSIPKQKIKQEPKNEPVRIKSSPHSSVTNSPALSTKSPGITKRSPAPKPRINTIPIMVAIAEECLEKARNAVHDVAMSADPERVDEYQKLIVTSLSCLETAMQNNKLAPREEARLRMRYAAVLQEETENLMEAEMALGKGISLCDKVSWEYIETVTSHANYCSTLSMAIYLIARRKQSPHWHAHALSRTELTIRRFKHVQWYYAFRLLKSTFYMSMGNASDAAALENIRAVQNVANTRGDNAMTVFASILEGLALLKTSKDSNIERVQSCIAQAAKFQFDPTVKIMQLEMLTLLLDFASSLYHQSPDATAQKLRLLQQRLDECEEWNNVKADFLIPVKRQPSNARTVSDETSAIIRPAGDGDGDFDFMVISFMTKVELRSLVYVGQVQEFAMRMLTWLSSFTFSGLANMHKPSSQGRRSTEFWLEGVKILDTCKLSPGCRRLCVFKTDSIIGDSSTAGIPYGPSVSLSTAIRQRAWRTEAQAYLSILLGILAASHCQWDKVKQFMSKLETLITPSTQPTIGLLSTYLTGVYFQGTGNLQAALSVFLDSRFDIPQTSSGVKAGQREIALLAGLNRLWIMQHPSCRNDYQTHELIEQLQPFCTNHWNIDLRTAWHNVAAALETDPPQQLNQQKQHIQAAMSGSKVTNNILGAAVTLCIMRSRFFENVIGEQALKSARAASKQAQRSGNMLWQSVADGMLAQSYEVQGHRDESSQEWQKATKEAKDAFAGSW; translated from the exons ATGTATGGCAGTCCAATGGGTGGCTACCAGTTTCAGGGACAATTTCAACCGCAACAGCCGCAACAGAATCACCAGGGCCTCTACACCAACGGAGTGGGAGACCAGTTCTAcgggcagcagcagcagaaccAATTCGCGCCACAGCAACAGAATCAATATGCTGCGCGTCAacagcagcttctgcggATGCAGATGgcccagcaacagcagcaacaacaacaacaacaacagcagcagcagcagcagcagcaacatcaatcGACGGCGCGATTTATGGGCGGCGGTGCTGGTGGCGGATATCAGGACTATGGCCGTATGCAGTCGCAGCAACAGCATATCCATCAGCAGCACTCATGGCCGCAGCCGCAACCTCTgccgcaacaacaccagcaatACCACGGTCAGTCATCCCCGAGGCAGAATATGACGGGCATGCAACAGGCACCACAACATGCTCAGCATATGATGCAATCGCAGCAATCCCAGGCTTCGGATCAGATGCTGCAGCGGATgtatcaacagcagcagcagttacagcagcagcaggcagCCCAACAACATCTGAGGTCACCGCAAATACACCAACAGCGAGTGTCCCCGCAGCCAAGAGCCTCGCCGTTGCTGCCATCACAGATGCAGAGGAAGCATTCGTTGCAAGGACAGACAGGACATCAGGCGATGCAATCTCCTATACAGCAACAATTGCAGCACCAGTATCAGTCGCCGCCACCGCCGCAGATGAAGCCACGAACACCCGTGCAAAATCAAATGTATTTGCAGCATTCCCGAACGCAGTCACAAACACCGccgcaacctcaacatcaaacccTTCAGCCGacgcctccaccaccacccccgCCTCAACCAGTTCCAGAGCCCATACAAGAAGTGCAAGAGCCGCCTGCGCCAGAACCCGAGCCCGAGCCCGAGCCCGAGCCCGAGCCTACACCTGCGTTTGAACCTCCTCCAGAGCCCATGCTCGATCTACCACTGGAAGAGCCTCCGATGCAGCCTGCGATACAGGAACCCATCAACTTTGTGAATCCCTTAGATATCTTCAACGCGCCTCCACCTccgcctttgccgccgctcCCATTGGGAGACCTCATGAATTTCGGCAAGAAAGAACCCGATCCAGACCCAGTGCCGGAGCCTAAGTCAGAGCCTCAGCCcaagccagagccagaaccCGCCCTAGAGTCCATCACCGTCAAGCCAACTGAACTAGAAGCGACAGTCAAACCATCTCCAGTGCAAGAGTCCATCACCGTAAATACGTCTATACCGAAGCAAAAGATCAAACAAGAACCAAAAAATGAACCCGTGCGCATCAAATCAAGTCCCCATTCGTCCGTAACCAACTCTCCCGCCCTCTCTACAAAATCACCCGGCATCACGAAACGGTCACCCGCACCGAAACCTCGCATCAACACGATTCCGATAatggttgccattgccgaAGAATGCCTTGAAAAGGCTCGCAACGCCGTACACGACGTGGCCATGTCTGCTGATCCTGAGAGGGTTGACGAATATCAAAAGTTAATCGTCACGAGCTTGTCATGTTTGGAAACAGCCATGCAAAATAATAAGCTTGCGCCGAGGGAAGAAGCTCGATTACGGATGAGATATGCTGCGGTTTTGCAAGAAGAAACAGAGAATTTGATGGAGGCGGAAATGGCTCTCGGGAAGGGTATCAGCTTGTGTGACAAGGTAAGCTGGGAGTATATTGAAACTGTTACTTCTCATGCTAATTATTGTAGCACC CTGTCGATGGCCATATATCTGATTGCGAGGCGTAAGCAATCCCCGCATTGGCATGCCCATGCCTTGTCAAGAACGGAACTGACAATTCGCAGATTCAAACACGTGCAATGGTACTATGCTTTTCGACTTTTGAAGTCAACCTTTTACATGTCTATGGGAAACGCGTcggatgctgctgcattAGAAAACATTAGAGCTGTCCAAAATGTTGCCAACACCCGAGGCGACAACGCCATGACCGTTTTTGCTTCAATATTGGAAGGATTGGCGCTTCTCAAAACATCCAAGGACAGTAACATCGAGCGTGTGCAGTCTTGTATCGCACAAGCGGCCAAATTCCAATTCGACCCTACCGTCAAGATCATGCAGCTAGAGATGCTCaccttgctgctggatttTGCTTCGAGCTTGTACCATCAAAGCCCAGACGCGACAGCCCAGAAACTACGATTACTACAGCAGAGGTTGGACGAGTGCGAGGAGTGGAATAATGTCAAAGCAGACTTTCTCATTCCCGTCAAACGGCAGCCGTCAAATGCTCGTACGGTTAGTGACGAGACGTCAGCCATCATTCGTCCGGCGGGCGATGGCGACGGAGACTTTGATTTTATGGTCATTTCTTTCATGACCAAGGTGGAATTACGGTCACTTGTGTATGTAGGACAAGTACAAGAATTTGCCATGCGTATGCTAACTTGGTTATCTAGCTTTACCTTTAGTGGGCTGGCAAACATGCATAAGCCTTCGTCGCAAGGACGTCGTTCTACCGAGTTTTGGCTGGAGGGAGTCAAGATTCTTGACACTTGTAAGTTGTCGCCAGGTTGCCGACGACTATGCGTCTTCAAGACTGACAGCATAATAGGGGACAGCTCGACTGCCGGTATCCCATATGGGCCGTCAGTGTCACTATCGACAGCTATTCGACAACGGGCTTGGCGGACGGAAGCCCAGGCTTATCTCAGCATCCTACTAGGAATCTTGGCGGCCAGTCACTGCCAATGGGACAAGGTGAAGCAATTCATGTCGAAACTCGAAACCTTAATCACACCCTCTACACAGCCTACGATCGGGTTACTCTCTACCTATTTAACCGGCGTCTATTTTCAAGGAACGGGCAATTTACAGGCAGCCCTGAGTGTATTCCTCGATAGCCGCTTCGATATACCCCAAACGTCAAGCGGCGTGAAAGCGGGCCAGCGAGAAATCGCACTCCTCGCCGGCTTAAATCGACTGTGGATCATGCAGCACCCAAGCTGCAGAAATGACTATCAGACACACGAGCTGATTGAGCAATTACAACCATTCTGCACGAATCACTGGAACATCGACCTCCGCACAGCATGGCATAACGTCGCTGCTGCGCTGGAAACAGACCCTCCGCAGCAGCTTAaccagcagaagcagcataTTCAAGCGGCCATGTCGGGATCCAAGGTGACCAACAACATACTCGGAGCCGCAGTCACTCTATGTATTATGCGAAGCCGATTCTTTGAAAACGTCATTGGAGAACAGGCACTTAAGAGTGCGCGGGCGGCATCCAAACAGGCCCAAAGGAGCGGCAACATGTTGTGGCAGAGCGTTGCGGACGGCATGCTGGCGCAGTCTTATGAGGTCCAGGGCCACAGAGACGAATCAAGTCAAGAGTGGCAGAAGGCGACAAAGGAGGCCAAGGATGCATTTGCagggagttggtga
- a CDS encoding SH3 domain-containing protein (Cyk3) (similar to Neosartorya fischeri NRRL 181 XP_001266194.1): MPLSTPDLGFIEGDLIECLNAGDGSWWVGRLYRDRRTVGSFPSNFVEVLPEEFRPMTRSVSPLPGSNTPSPKNTPAKSKTFRKPFEAYAKAPHYTTAKTPTSYRDPHITTPVPAPVPKPQQRRPKDDSAGSYNRSVHDAIDRVPSPPTVHGYGSRAPSPAPSQVYADNYATTPDRDSVPPPAPPPHRHVGGSGRSVDMSRQASNASFRPYSPAIMTRQESNASHHHPPQTPRQASFTPHDDTVYQRELNGEYTPQDRSPRQHSPDELHMTPSPLREAMDSVMEQLDQLDGLGSSWGEQPEPETMEEKPLDPWAPESFDAITHKSRRRAAEPTRPLTSMGIAHQDEGYETWSGGSSQETSYQNGSRGKKHELPELSNYVERMEKRFQNMHHHSKSTGMAADIDLDADVDDMPPPPPPKGQPYQRPRSSAGDPVGRPRELRTQKSAYEIGRSKGAASESIGRTLTTRTNTTNASSGNQSHTSSSTQSSGRTLWSGVSAGGFSSTSAGSMARQHMRTQSAMDTREPELDRPDSPFTGVTYHSSHASNAVGNSRPRAQTGIEDDLTGSLGGLVQPKAPKRNIFKKIFDSAKTGVASNRGSIAAGSIAGGGSVRGSPFNRPRTSVAPSPMSSKMTGISGPDYTSDAAREMGLVGGGSSVDWVQVRRDVNRSNSLSKAERNERQDRCQMLDHPVLNPVDELYEGIEGDEAADGMPVKETINYQSINLSQVDKNSRFIGDMPPMTTAIQLATTYVCRPYRSDVQRLRAIFTWVSEKICWEEDFEGDIDTRRVIQAKRACAEEYAVLVMEMCTAVGLECEIVRGYLKTPGDVADLNMMPRSNHWWNAVIVDNEWRIIDCCLASPSNPKRGLYSSANGPTADSWWFLARPTEVCWTHVPEHHDQQHIVPPVAHETLLNLPCTCPSFFRNEIEMVDYNTAVTRIEDLEMVHIKFNVPGDVEIAAEVEARAYTRDADGDVFESGDVVKKRALAQAEWYNGIKRYTVKALLPGDEGQGTLKIFAGKRGLMHSIKDIPHPLAFSLPIVHTGENPPYDFVTRHPTPHAQRHDIYVVQPQCQRLALNNTFVFAIRQHPSSTITGPNSALTPASNPGRTSPNPFARPSSAMSMNTSSLSGSNPSSASGTVAGKKPAKLAIQTPGGKILRLMRKEDRKGIAVGGKGLCSDEDVSDGGTWETIIKCSERGVWRGLVLADRTARWCVFAEWVCVG; encoded by the exons ATGCCTTTGTCTACTCCTG ACCTCGGATTCATCGAAGGGGACTTAATCGAATGTCTAAACGCCGGTGATGGATCGTGGTGGGTTGGTCGTCTGTACCGAGATCGAAGAACCGTTGGCTCATTCCCCTCCAACTTTGTCGAAGTCCTACCTGAGGAATTTCGACCCATGACGAGATCAGTCAGCCCCTTGCCCGGGAGCAATACCCCAAGTCCAAAAAACACGCCAGCCAAATCAAAAACTTTCCGCAAGCCGTTTGAAGCCTACGCAAAAGCTCCTCACTACACAACCGCCAAAACGCCTACATCATATCGTGACCCTCACATCACTACACCGGTTCCAGCACCAGTACCTAAACCTCAACAACGCCGGCCAAAAGACGACTCGGCTGGCTCTTACAACAGATCCGTCCATGACGCTATAGACAGAGTACCATCTCCACCTACAGTCCACGGATACGGCTCTCGAGCTCCGTCGccagcaccatcacaagTCTACGCGGACAATTATGCCACCACGCCCGACAGGGATTCAGTACCTCCtccagcaccaccgcctcaTCGGCATGTAGGAGGCAGCGGGAGATCAGTTGATATGTCACGGCAGGCGTCAAATGCTTCTTTTCGTCCGTATTCTCCTGCTATCATGACCAGACAAGAGTCAAATGcatcccaccaccatccacctcaGACGCCAAGACAAGCTTCATTCACCCCTCATGACGATACGGTATATCAGCGTGAATTGAATGGAGAATACACGCCGCAGGATCGATCGCCACGCCAGCACTCCCCAGACGAGCTGCACatgacaccatcaccactGAGAGAGGCCATGGACAGTGTCATGGAGCAGTTGGATCAGCTCGATGGGCTTGGAAGTAGCTGGGGTGAGCAGCCAGAACCCGAGACAATGGAAGAAAAACCATTGGATCCCTGGGCACCAGAGTCGTTTGACGCGATTACGCATAAGTCAAGGCGAAGAGCCGCAGAGCCGACGAGACCACTAACATCCATGGGAATAGCACACCAAGATGAGGGCTATGAGACTTGGAGCGGCGGGTCATCACAAGAAACATCATATCAAAACGGTAGTCGAGGCAAGAAGCATGAGTTGCCTGAGCTAAGCAATTATGTTGAACGTATGGAGAAGCGATTCCAAAACATGCATCACCACAGCAAAAGTACAGGAATGGCCGCAGACAttgaccttgatgctgatgtcgaCGACatgcctccaccaccgccacccaAGGGTCAGCCatatcaacgacctagatccTCCGCTGGTGATCCTGTTGGTCGCCCACGAGAATTGAGAACTCAAAAGTCAGCATACGAGATCGGACGCAGCAAGGGTGCCGCCAGCGAGAGCATAGGTAGAACTCTTACAACCCGGACCAACACTACCAATGCTTCATCAGGCAATCAAAGCCACACAAGTTCTTCTACCCAAAGCAGCGGTAGAACCTTGTGGAGTGGTGTGTCGGCTGGAGGCTTCAGCTCCACCAGCGCCGGAAGTATGGCTCGCCAACATATGCGCACGCAGAGTGCTATGGACACTCGCGAACCAGAGCTGGATCGGCCAGATTCGCCTTTCACTGGCGTTACCTACCACAGCAGCCATGCAAGTAATGCTGTAGGAAACAGCCGGCCAAGGGCTCAGACCGGTATAGAGGATGACCTGACGGGAAGCCTAGGCGGCCTGGTCCAACCCAAAGCACCCAAACGAAACATCTTCAAGAAAATTTTCGACTCTGCAAAGACTGGTGTTGCAAGCAATCGCGGTAGCATTGCGGCTGGTTCGATAGCGGGTGGCGGCTCGGTTCGAGGCTCTCCATTCAACCGTCCACGAACATCTGTGGCACCATCTCCGATGAGCTCAAAAATGACGGGCATCAGTGGGCCTGATTACACATCTGATGCTGCTCGAGAGATGGGCTTGGTAGGTGGCGGTAGCAGTGTGGACTGGGTCCAAGTTCGTCGCGATGTAAACAGATCGAACTCCTTGAGCAAGGCGGAGAGAAACGAGCGCCAGGATCGTTGCCAAATGCTTGATCACCCTGTATTGAACCCAGTGGATGAGCTATATGAAGGCATCGAAGGTGATGAGGCAGCAGACGGCATGCCGGTGAAGGAGACCATAAACTACCAGTCCATAAACCTGAGCCAGGTGGACAAGAACTCGCGATTCATTGGGGACATGCCAccgatgacgacggcaaTCCAACTAGCCACGACGTACGTCTGTCGACCGTACAGAAGCGATGTGCAACGCCTACGTGCCATATTTACGTGGGTATCAGAAAAGATCTGCTGGGAGGAGGATTTTGAAGGCGACATAGACACTCGCCGAGTCATTCAGGCCAAAAGAGCCTGTGCTGAAGAGTATGCAGTTCTTGTCATGGAGATGTGTACTGCTGTTGGGCTCGAGTGTGAGATTGTCCGAGGATATCTCAAGACTCCCGGTGACGTGGCTGACCTGAACATGATGCCCCGATCGAATCACTGGTGGAATGCAgtcattgttgacaatgaaTGGCGTATCATCGATTGCTGTCTGGCTAGTCCTTCCAATCCCAAGCGTGGCCTCTACTCCAGCGCAAATGGGCCAACCGCCGACTCGTGGTGGTTCCTCGCTCGGCCGACGGAAGTTTGCTGGACACATGTCCCAGAACACCACGATCAACAGCATATTGTGCCTCCAGTAGCCCACGAGACACTGCTCAACCTTCCGTGTACTTGCCCTTCATTCTTCCGCAACGAGATTGAAATGGTGGACTACAACACGGCGGTGACGAGAATTGAAGATTTAGAAATGGTTCATATCAAGTTCAACGTGCCAGGAGACGTCGAAATAGCTGCAGAGGTAGAAGCTCGAGCATACACTCGAGACGCAGACGGCGACGTGTTTGAGAGCGGGGACGTGGTCAAGAAGCGAGCACTGGCACAGGCAGAGTGGTACAACGGCATCAAGCGATATACGGTTAAGGCGCTTCTTCCTGGAGACGAAGGCCAGGGCACATTGAAAATCTTTGCTGGCAAACGTGGGCTGATGCACAGCATCAAAGACATTCCCCATCCATTGGCGTTTTCACTTCCCATCGTGCACACTGGGGAGAATCCGCCGTACGACTTTGTAACTCGACATCCAACTCCGCATGCCCAACGCCACGACATCTACGTCGTTCAGCCTCAGTGTCAAAGGCTAGCTCTTAACAAtacctttgtctttgccattcGGCAACATCCGAGTTCGACAATCACTGGCCCTAATTCTGCCTTGACGCCAGCATCGAACCCCGGACGAACGAGCCCAAACCCCTTTGCAAGACCAAGCTCAGCCATGAGCATGAATACCTCGAGCTTGAGTGGTTCAAACCCCAGCTCGGCAAGCGGAACAGTGGCAGGAAAGAAgccggccaagttggccatcCAGACACCAGGTGGTAAGATTCTCCGTCTTATGAGGAAGGAAGACCGCAAAGGTATCGCAGTTGGTGGAAAGGGTCTATGCAGTGATGAAGACGTCAGTGATGGAGGCACGTGGGAGACCATCATCAAATGCTCTGAGAGGGGCGTCTGGAGGGGATTGGTTTTGGCAGACCGTACGGCGCGATGGTGCGTATTTGCCGAATGGGTTTGCGTGGGCTAA
- a CDS encoding spliceosome-associated protein 49 (similar to Fusarium graminearum PH-1 XP_011327098.1), with the protein MAQNRHWEQDKDATIYIGNIDERATSTTIYEIMLQMGPIHNIHMPRDRVTQNHQGFGFVEFRTPSDAEYAANVMNGIKLFGKSLRVNKASADKQKGADIGAELFVGNLDPMADEKLLYDTFSRFGPLLSLPKVARDDSGNSKGFGFVSFGDFESSDAAVANLDGQYLLSKDISVQYAFKKDGKGERHGDEAERELAKQAKKRNIVPEAQALPAFMQQSSQMQTQTPQAQTQTQSQPAMPAGFDPSMIPPPAGLGGHPIPQMAHHHHAPPQQQQQPPQPTFHRNPPYNTNAPPQPRPSVPLPPPPTGLPARPPQSQNYTNPADFHPGAFRPPSGSPNPQGFPVAPPPGFPAAPPGAPGQQGPPGAAPPGFMPPPGFQPPPGFGRR; encoded by the exons ATGGCACAAAACCGGCACTG GGAACAGGACAAAGACGCAACAATCTACATAGGCAACATCGACGAACgcgccacctccaccacaatCTACGAAATCATGCTCCAAATGGGCCccatccacaacatccacatGCCGCGCGACCGCGTCACCCAGAACCACCAAGGCTTCGGGTTCGTCGAGTTCCGGACCCCCTCCGACGCCGAATACGCCGCCAACGTGATGAACGGCATCAAACTGTTCGGCAAGTCCCTCCGCGTGAACAAGGCCTCGGCCGACAAGCAAAAGGGCGCAGACATCGGCGCGGAGCTCTTCGTCGGCAACCTCGACCCCATGGCcgacgagaagctgctgTACGACACGTTTTCCCGCTTCGGCCCGCTGCTCAGCCTGCCCAAGGTGGCGCGCGACGACAGCGGAAACAGCAAGGGCTTCGGGTTCGTCAGTTTCGGCGACTTTGAGAGCAGCGACGCGGCGGTCGCGAATTTGGACGGGCAGTACCTGCTCAGCAAGGATATTAGCGTGCAGTACGCATTCAAGAAGGACGGCAAGGGGGAGAGGCAcggcgacgaggcggagAGGGAGCTGGCTAAGCAGGCTAAGAAGAGGAATATCGTGCCCGAGGCGCAGGCCCTGCCGGCTTTTATGCAGCAGTCTTCGCAGatgcagacgcagacgccGCAGGCGCAGACGCAAACGCAGAGCCAACCTGCGATGCCGGCGGGTTTTGATCCGTCCATGATTCCTCCGCCAGCAGGATTGGGAGGCCACCCGATTCCCCAGATggcgcatcatcatcatgcgccgccgcagcagcagcagcagccgcccCAGCCAACCTTTCACCGCAATCCGCCGTATAATACAAACgctcctcctcagcctcgacCCTCCGTTCCGCTACCTCCTCCGCCTACGGGGCTGCCTGCCCGTCCGCCACAGAGCCAAAACTACACTAATCCCGCTGACTTTCACCCCGGTGCGTTTCGACCACCCTCGGGTTCGCCAAATCCTCAGGGCTTTCCCGTCGCGCCGCCTCCAGGATTCCCTGCCGCACCGCCCGGAGCCCCTGGACAGCAAGGGCCGCCGGGTGCGGCACCACCTGGGTTTATGCCACCGCCTGGCTTCCAGCCTCCTCCGGGCTTTGGGCGTCGTTAG
- a CDS encoding mitochondrial carrier domain-containing protein (similar to Metarhizium robertsii ARSEF 23 XP_007824066.2), protein MPDHHHAGLSPALVESVAGLSAGTIATLVVHPLDIVKTRMQIYRSAGPSTSPPTTITILRSLTSNQQPILSSLYRGLTPNLVGNATSWASFFFFKSRFERYAAYSHGRPRPNPADYFVASALAGASTSVLTNPIWVLKTRMLSSDKGSVGAYPSMLAGARTILRTEGFRGFYRGLAVSLLGVSHGAVQFAVYEPAKRMYFNRRAAEGDSSLRLSNEATVVISSVAKLVAGAVTYPYQVLRSRMQNYRADERFGRGVGGVVRRIWVEEGIVGFYRGLVPGVVRVMPATWVTFLVYENVKYYLPRWAA, encoded by the exons ATGCCGGACCACCACCATGCGGGCCTGTCACCCGCGCTCGTCGAGTCCGTCGCCGGCCTAAGCGCCGGCACAATTGCAACCCTCGTCGTCCATCCCCTCGACATTGTCAAGACCCGAATGCAAA TCTACCGCAGTGCCGGACCATCCACCTCCCCCCcaacaaccatcaccatcctccgCTCCCTCACGTCCAACCAGCAACCCATCCTGTCCTCCCTCTACCGCGGCCTCACGCCCAACCTCGTCGGAAACGCCACCTCCTgggcatccttcttcttcttcaagtcccGCTTCGAGCGATACGCCGCCTACTCCCACGGCCGCCCGCGCCCCAACCCAGCCGACTACTTCGTTGCCTCCGCCCTCGCCGGCGCATCTACATCCGTCctcaccaaccccatctGGGTGCTCAAGACACGCATGCTCTCCTCGGACAAGGGCTCCGTCGGCGCATACCCCTCCATGCTAGCTGGCGCGAGGACCATCCTCCGCACCGAAGGGTTCCGCGGATTCTATAGGGGTCTGGCGGTCTCTCTGCTCGGCGTGTCTCACGGCGCGGTGCAGTTTGCTGTCTACGAGCCTGCCAAGAGGATGTACTTTAATAGGCGGGCTGCCGAGGGGGATTCGAGCTTGCGGCTGAGCAATGAGGCTACGGTGGTGATTTCGAGTGTCGCCAAGTTGGTTGCTGGCGCGGTTACCTATCCGTATCAGGTGCTGAGGAGCAGGATGCAGAATTATCGGGCTGATGAGAGGTTTGGGCGGGGCGTCGGCGGCGTGGTGAGGAGGATTtgggtggaggaggggatTGTTGGGTTTTATAGGGGTTTGGTGCCTGGTGTGGTGAGGGTTATGCCTGCTACGTGGGTGACGTTTTTGGTTTACGAGAACGTCAAGTATTATTTGCCTAGATGGGCGGCTTaa